A section of the Saccopteryx leptura isolate mSacLep1 chromosome 4, mSacLep1_pri_phased_curated, whole genome shotgun sequence genome encodes:
- the NUPR1 gene encoding nuclear protein 1 isoform X1 — MATFPTAATSSRQPPGPEDEDLSLDECDLYDLAHSSLVGSRKGRTKREAAANTNRPSPGGHERKLVTKLRNTEQKKRGARP; from the exons ATGGCCACCTTTCCCACAGCagccacctcctccaggcagcccccAGGCCCAGAGGACGAAGACCTCAGCCTGGATGAGTGTGACCTCTACGACCTGGCACATTCTTCCCTGG TAGGAAGCCGGAAAGGTCGTACCAAGAGAGAGGCGGCTGCCAACACCAACCGCCCCAGCCCTGGCGGGCACGAGAGGAAGCTGGTGACCAAGCTCCGGAATACGGAACAGAAAAAGCGAGGGGCACGGCCCTGA
- the NUPR1 gene encoding nuclear protein 1 isoform X2 yields the protein MATFPTAATSSRQPPGPEDEDLSLDECDLYDLAHSSLGSRKGRTKREAAANTNRPSPGGHERKLVTKLRNTEQKKRGARP from the exons ATGGCCACCTTTCCCACAGCagccacctcctccaggcagcccccAGGCCCAGAGGACGAAGACCTCAGCCTGGATGAGTGTGACCTCTACGACCTGGCACATTCTTCCCTGG GAAGCCGGAAAGGTCGTACCAAGAGAGAGGCGGCTGCCAACACCAACCGCCCCAGCCCTGGCGGGCACGAGAGGAAGCTGGTGACCAAGCTCCGGAATACGGAACAGAAAAAGCGAGGGGCACGGCCCTGA